The Comamonas sp. GB3 AK4-5 genome includes a region encoding these proteins:
- a CDS encoding 3-oxoacid CoA-transferase subunit A, with protein sequence MINKITDTVAEALAGVQDGATVLIGGFGTSGNPIELIDGLIATGARELTVVNNNAGNGEAGLAALLKSGQVRKIICSFPRQVDSWVFDDLYRSGKIELELVPQGNLAERMRAAGAGIGAFFCPTAYGTELAAGKETREINGKHYVLEYPIYGDVALVKAERGDRWGNLTYRMSARNFGPVCAMAAKYTVATVHELVELREMDPEAIVTPGIYVSKLVKVDRVATKAGGFKQ encoded by the coding sequence ATGATCAACAAAATCACCGACACCGTCGCTGAAGCCCTGGCCGGCGTGCAAGACGGCGCCACCGTCCTCATCGGCGGCTTCGGTACTTCCGGCAACCCCATTGAGCTGATCGACGGCCTGATCGCCACCGGCGCGCGCGAGCTCACCGTGGTCAACAACAACGCCGGCAACGGCGAGGCCGGCCTCGCCGCGCTGCTGAAAAGCGGCCAGGTGCGCAAGATCATCTGCAGCTTCCCCCGCCAGGTGGACAGCTGGGTGTTCGACGATCTCTATCGCAGCGGAAAGATCGAACTCGAACTCGTGCCCCAGGGCAATCTGGCCGAGCGCATGCGCGCTGCCGGCGCCGGCATTGGCGCCTTCTTCTGCCCCACGGCCTATGGCACCGAGCTGGCCGCCGGCAAGGAAACCCGCGAAATCAACGGCAAGCACTATGTGCTGGAGTACCCCATCTACGGTGATGTGGCACTGGTCAAGGCCGAGCGCGGCGACCGCTGGGGCAATTTGACCTATCGCATGTCGGCCCGCAACTTCGGCCCTGTGTGCGCCATGGCCGCCAAGTACACCGTGGCCACGGTGCATGAGCTGGTCGAGTTGCGCGAGATGGATCCCGAGGCCATCGTCACCCCGGGCATCTATGTCAGCAAGCTGGTGAAGGTGGACCGCGTGGCCACCAAAGCCGGTGGCTTCA
- a CDS encoding IclR family transcriptional regulator C-terminal domain-containing protein, protein MNTENTAPKPSDSYVQSFARGLEVIRSFSAQAPEQTLSEVAARTGMTRAGARRILLTLQSLGYVDSDGKYFHLTPRILDLGFAYLSSMPLWSLAGPSMEQLVDTVQESCSAAVLEGLDVVYVLRVHTHKIMSTNLGVGSRLPAFWTSLGRVLLAAQPDEQVQALLERRPRTQYTQLTQTSDEALWAAIRQTRAQGWCLLNQELEEGLISIAAPVRNRMGQTVAALNISGQANRTSAEMMQSQLLPKLLQTCERISQLLQAAGR, encoded by the coding sequence ATGAACACCGAAAACACAGCGCCCAAGCCCAGTGACAGCTATGTGCAATCCTTTGCCCGCGGGCTGGAAGTGATCCGCTCCTTCAGTGCCCAGGCGCCGGAACAGACCCTCAGCGAGGTGGCCGCGCGCACCGGCATGACGCGCGCCGGCGCCCGCCGCATCCTGCTGACGCTGCAGTCACTGGGCTATGTGGACAGCGACGGCAAATACTTTCACCTCACGCCGCGCATCCTGGACCTGGGCTTTGCCTATCTCAGTTCCATGCCGCTGTGGAGCCTGGCCGGCCCGTCCATGGAACAGTTGGTGGACACGGTGCAGGAGTCTTGCTCTGCCGCCGTGCTGGAAGGTTTGGACGTGGTCTATGTGCTGCGCGTGCACACCCACAAAATCATGAGCACCAACCTGGGTGTGGGTTCGCGCCTGCCGGCGTTCTGGACCTCGCTGGGCCGGGTGCTGCTGGCGGCACAGCCGGATGAACAGGTACAGGCATTGCTGGAGCGCCGCCCGCGAACCCAGTACACCCAGCTGACCCAGACCAGCGACGAGGCGCTGTGGGCCGCGATTCGCCAGACGCGGGCCCAGGGCTGGTGTTTGCTGAACCAGGAGCTGGAAGAAGGTTTGATCTCCATTGCCGCGCCGGTGCGCAACCGCATGGGGCAGACGGTGGCGGCGCTCAACATCAGCGGCCAGGCCAACCGTACCAGCGCCGAGATGATGCAGAGCCAGTTGCTGCCAAAGTTGTTACAAACCTGCGAGCGCATTTCCCAGTTGCTACAGGCAGCCGGGCGTTGA